A genomic window from Paenibacillus sp. FSL K6-0276 includes:
- the deoB gene encoding phosphopentomutase yields the protein MSSFKRIGFIVLDSVGIGEAPDAANFGDAGSHTLGHILDRVPGLKLPNLQQLGLANIAPLPPLEPVASPTGYYGKMQEVSVGKDTMTGHWELMGLKIEVPFNTYPDGFPAELIEKFEAATGRKVIGNKPASGTEILVEYGEEQMKTGAWIVYTSADSVFQLAAHEDIIPLEELYSACKIARELTMAPEFSVGRVIARPYVGEPGNFVRTPNRHDYAVKPPEPTVMNALADIGKDVIAVGKINDIFTGEGVTASYPTKSNEHGIEVTIEQLRQPFNGFLFTNLVDFDSLYGHRRDPEGYGRALEVFDQALPEILSTLGEDDLLIISADHGNDPIHSGTDHTREYVPLLIYSPRFKHPESLGIRETFSDVAATIADNFGAKAPQYGTSFLAKLQ from the coding sequence ATGTCCTCATTTAAACGAATTGGTTTTATTGTTCTAGATAGTGTAGGTATCGGTGAAGCACCAGATGCTGCAAATTTCGGTGATGCTGGGTCGCATACGCTTGGTCATATATTGGATCGTGTTCCTGGATTGAAGCTGCCTAATCTACAGCAGCTCGGGTTAGCTAATATTGCTCCGCTGCCGCCGCTTGAACCTGTAGCTTCACCAACAGGGTACTACGGCAAAATGCAGGAAGTATCTGTAGGCAAGGATACAATGACCGGACACTGGGAGCTAATGGGGCTGAAGATTGAGGTTCCCTTCAATACGTATCCTGACGGCTTTCCAGCAGAATTGATTGAGAAGTTCGAAGCGGCAACTGGGCGTAAGGTGATCGGTAATAAACCTGCTTCCGGTACGGAGATTCTAGTTGAATACGGCGAAGAGCAAATGAAAACGGGGGCTTGGATTGTCTATACCTCCGCGGACAGTGTATTCCAGCTTGCTGCACATGAAGATATCATTCCACTCGAAGAGCTGTACAGCGCTTGTAAAATAGCCCGTGAGCTGACGATGGCTCCAGAGTTCTCGGTTGGTCGCGTCATTGCTCGTCCATATGTTGGAGAACCAGGGAATTTCGTTCGAACACCAAATCGGCATGACTATGCAGTGAAGCCGCCAGAACCAACAGTAATGAACGCACTTGCTGATATCGGCAAGGATGTTATCGCGGTTGGTAAGATCAACGATATTTTTACAGGTGAAGGTGTTACGGCTTCTTACCCAACGAAGAGTAATGAACATGGAATCGAAGTCACTATTGAGCAGCTTCGTCAACCGTTTAACGGCTTCCTGTTCACCAATCTGGTGGATTTTGACTCCCTATATGGACACCGTCGTGATCCGGAGGGATACGGCCGTGCACTGGAAGTATTCGATCAGGCGCTGCCTGAAATTCTATCTACGCTTGGTGAAGATGACCTGTTGATCATTTCTGCAGACCATGGCAATGATCCGATCCATAGTGGAACTGATCATACCCGTGAATATGTGCCGCTCTTAATCTATAGCCCACGGTTTAAACATCCGGAAAGTTTGGGCATTCGTGAGACCTTCTCTGATGTAGCAGCAACCATTGCCGATAACTTTGGTGCGAAGGCGCCACAGTATGGGACAAGCTTTTTAGCGAAACTGCAATAA
- the xerD gene encoding site-specific tyrosine recombinase XerD, whose translation MKSHLQPFLHYLSEDKGLSPNTLESYGRDVSQFLEFAEERGAQQPDEIRRSHVMLYLGSLRGAGRATATLNRNAVSLRAFFHYLMKERLIEQDPTLDMETMKPDKKPPMVLTISEIEQLLAAPDVSTPQGVRDKAMLELLYATGIKVSELISLNVDDVHTDMKFARCTGTSGKERVVPIGTIAAESVAAYTSLMRDKLLRDHQEEPAMFLNSLGGRLTRQGFWKIIKKYAREANIEQDITPHTLRHSFAAHLLEGGADLRSVQQMLGHADISTTQIYNGIARKNMKEVYESHHPRAR comes from the coding sequence ATGAAGTCACACTTGCAGCCGTTTTTACATTATTTGTCCGAAGATAAAGGCTTGTCCCCGAACACACTGGAATCTTACGGTAGGGATGTATCGCAGTTTCTAGAGTTTGCTGAAGAGCGGGGGGCACAGCAGCCTGACGAGATCCGAAGATCTCATGTGATGTTATATCTAGGCTCATTACGCGGAGCGGGACGAGCAACAGCGACGTTGAACAGGAACGCAGTGTCCCTCCGTGCTTTTTTCCATTATTTGATGAAGGAACGTTTGATTGAGCAGGATCCAACACTGGACATGGAGACGATGAAGCCTGATAAGAAACCTCCTATGGTGCTTACAATTTCGGAAATTGAGCAGTTGCTGGCTGCGCCGGATGTGAGTACACCACAAGGAGTACGAGATAAGGCTATGCTGGAATTGCTCTATGCAACAGGTATTAAGGTCTCTGAATTAATCTCGCTTAACGTGGACGATGTGCATACGGATATGAAATTTGCGCGCTGTACAGGAACTTCTGGCAAGGAGCGAGTGGTTCCCATTGGAACCATTGCTGCTGAGAGTGTAGCAGCTTACACTTCTCTTATGAGGGACAAGCTGCTTCGTGATCATCAGGAGGAACCAGCCATGTTCCTGAATAGTCTAGGCGGGAGATTAACCCGGCAAGGCTTTTGGAAAATCATAAAAAAATACGCGCGGGAAGCAAACATTGAACAGGATATTACACCGCATACCCTTAGGCATTCCTTCGCAGCCCATCTACTGGAAGGCGGAGCAGATTTGCGTTCCGTACAACAAATGCTGGGCCATGCCGATATTTCGACGACTCAGATTTATAACGGTATTGCCCGTAAGAATATGAAGGAAGTATATGAGAGCCACCATCCTAGGGCTCGCTAA
- a CDS encoding DUF4227 family protein, protein MIVSVPRTVRKLYFMIMFVALSYLLYYAMSWLGEWISPIENYGIPEGTAVRAFDHADRGDDGLDTRQRLRFYYWYGE, encoded by the coding sequence ATGATCGTTTCTGTGCCCAGAACAGTGCGCAAGCTGTATTTTATGATCATGTTTGTGGCTCTAAGCTATTTGCTCTACTATGCTATGAGCTGGCTTGGTGAATGGATCAGTCCGATAGAGAATTACGGAATTCCTGAAGGCACCGCTGTTCGGGCATTTGATCATGCCGATCGTGGTGATGATGGTCTGGATACAAGGCAACGCTTGCGTTTCTATTACTGGTACGGAGAATGA
- a CDS encoding Fur family transcriptional regulator translates to MEARIDKIKQQLQSQGYKLTPQREATLRVLLENEEDHLSAEDVFMLVKEKAPEIGLATVYRTLELLSELHVVEKINFGDGVARYDLRTDTAKHHHHHLICVQCGSMDEIREDWLGPLEERLEKEFNFTVLDHRLDFHGICYRCSDKNNTNGNQS, encoded by the coding sequence ATGGAAGCCCGGATAGACAAGATTAAGCAACAGTTACAATCCCAAGGATACAAGCTTACACCCCAACGGGAAGCGACCTTAAGAGTGCTGCTGGAGAATGAGGAAGATCATCTTAGTGCAGAAGACGTTTTTATGCTCGTGAAAGAGAAAGCTCCCGAGATCGGTCTTGCGACTGTATATCGTACCCTGGAACTGCTTAGCGAGCTTCATGTCGTAGAAAAGATTAACTTCGGTGACGGTGTCGCCCGTTATGATCTGCGAACTGATACTGCGAAGCACCATCATCATCATTTAATTTGTGTGCAATGCGGTAGTATGGATGAGATTCGCGAAGATTGGCTAGGTCCGCTTGAAGAGCGACTGGAGAAAGAATTTAATTTCACAGTGCTTGATCATAGACTTGATTTTCATGGGATATGCTATCGGTGTAGCGATAAGAATAATACAAACGGAAATCAGTCCTAA
- the spoIIM gene encoding stage II sporulation protein M — protein sequence MRNLRLMMKEQTPLYIFVGVLFLVGVVFGALIVSALTMDQQQELGDYLGNFFVTVDQQGLPAAPDSYWSIAALNLKWIGLIWILGLSVIGLPGILILDFLKGVLIGFTVGCLVSQYSWHGMLFALVSVAPHNLVLIPVLLVSSAAAIAFSLQMIRSRVLGQRRTPVTRPFTMYTILSLVMSLLILGISSFETYVTPIMMRWVTPSLVQAVTTLGLQ from the coding sequence ATGCGTAATTTAAGGCTGATGATGAAGGAACAGACGCCTCTGTATATTTTTGTCGGCGTATTATTTCTGGTAGGTGTTGTATTTGGGGCTCTTATCGTTAGTGCGCTTACGATGGATCAGCAACAGGAGCTGGGGGATTATCTAGGGAATTTCTTTGTAACAGTTGATCAGCAGGGCCTACCAGCAGCACCTGATTCGTACTGGAGTATAGCTGCCTTGAATCTGAAATGGATCGGGCTGATCTGGATCCTTGGATTGTCAGTCATTGGGTTGCCGGGAATTTTGATTCTTGATTTTCTTAAAGGGGTATTAATCGGGTTTACGGTCGGTTGTCTAGTAAGTCAATATTCATGGCACGGGATGCTGTTCGCACTAGTTTCTGTGGCTCCGCACAATCTGGTACTTATCCCTGTATTGTTAGTGAGTAGCGCGGCAGCGATCGCCTTTTCCTTGCAGATGATTCGTAGCCGAGTGTTAGGACAACGCAGGACGCCAGTGACTCGACCTTTTACTATGTACACTATATTGTCACTTGTTATGTCACTGTTGATTCTGGGCATTTCTAGTTTTGAGACCTATGTCACGCCGATCATGATGCGCTGGGTTACGCCCTCACTTGTACAAGCGGTGACGACCTTGGGCTTGCAGTAA
- a CDS encoding endonuclease Q family protein has product MELTSELKNFYCDLHVHIGRTSEGQAVKISGSRELTFAGIAKEAAERKGLEMIGIIDSHSPGVLRDIQGSLESGEMTLAEGGGIAYQGTTIIMGAEIEIREPGRKECHVLAFLPDVERMTDFSNWMSRHMRNVNLSSQRLYAPARELQDEIYGRGGILIPAHIFTPHKGLYGCSAERMADIFDLDRIAAVELGLSADSEMAGYLSELDDFTFLTNSDAHSLGKLGREYNVMELARPSFAELRLALERKEGRKVTANFGLNPRLGKYHRTYCGGCGSIIDEAYVTSERCQYCGSLKLVRGVFDRILDIADRKTPIVPANRPPYHYQVPLEFIPGLGKVKMNALLQAFGTEMNILHGCGEAEIASVVGADLASVIVQARSGILELSAGGGGTYGKVVQPRK; this is encoded by the coding sequence ATGGAATTAACATCTGAACTGAAGAACTTCTATTGCGATTTGCATGTTCATATTGGACGAACGTCGGAAGGACAAGCTGTCAAAATTAGCGGCAGCCGCGAGCTCACCTTTGCTGGAATCGCCAAAGAAGCCGCAGAGCGCAAGGGACTGGAAATGATCGGTATTATCGATAGTCATTCGCCTGGTGTACTGCGCGATATTCAAGGTTCATTGGAATCTGGAGAGATGACGTTAGCCGAAGGTGGAGGGATCGCTTACCAGGGGACCACGATCATTATGGGAGCGGAGATTGAAATCCGTGAACCTGGGCGAAAAGAATGCCACGTACTCGCCTTCTTGCCGGACGTGGAACGCATGACCGACTTCAGTAATTGGATGAGCCGCCATATGCGGAATGTGAACCTTAGTTCCCAGCGCCTCTATGCACCGGCTAGGGAGCTTCAGGATGAGATTTATGGCCGAGGGGGCATTCTAATCCCCGCACATATTTTTACGCCTCACAAGGGCTTGTACGGCTGTTCTGCTGAACGGATGGCGGACATCTTTGATCTGGATCGCATAGCTGCGGTTGAGCTTGGGCTGAGTGCAGATTCGGAAATGGCTGGTTATCTCTCTGAGCTGGATGACTTCACGTTTCTAACGAACTCAGATGCTCATTCTCTGGGCAAACTAGGGCGCGAGTATAATGTAATGGAGTTGGCACGACCTTCGTTTGCCGAACTGCGGCTCGCACTTGAACGAAAGGAAGGGCGGAAGGTAACTGCTAATTTCGGACTTAACCCCCGGCTTGGCAAATACCACCGAACTTACTGCGGAGGCTGTGGCAGTATTATTGACGAAGCTTACGTCACTTCGGAGCGCTGCCAGTATTGTGGCAGTCTTAAATTGGTGAGGGGCGTATTCGACCGGATCCTAGATATCGCTGACCGCAAGACACCTATAGTACCTGCAAACCGTCCGCCCTATCACTATCAGGTTCCGCTTGAATTTATTCCAGGGCTTGGGAAGGTCAAGATGAACGCGTTACTGCAAGCTTTTGGCACCGAGATGAACATTTTACATGGTTGCGGTGAAGCGGAAATTGCTAGCGTAGTAGGAGCAGATTTGGCGTCTGTGATTGTCCAGGCTCGCTCAGGCATATTGGAACTATCAGCAGGCGGTGGGGGGACGTACGGTAAAGTCGTACAACCCAGAAAGTAG
- a CDS encoding NUDIX hydrolase has protein sequence MGDQHLHSKPELDEVTLSTQPIFDGKIISLQVDTVRLPDGNTATREVVKHPGAVAVLALNNNKMLVVEQYRQPMQRTEVEIPAGKLDKGEDPLVAAGRELQEETGFHSGDLKLLKSFYTSPGFADEIIHLYVTNNAEPGDMSLDEDEFLEVSELTLEEAYQYIADGRIADAKTMMAVYAWHLYTLTGQWN, from the coding sequence ATGGGAGACCAACATTTACACAGCAAACCGGAGCTTGACGAGGTAACGCTGTCTACACAGCCTATTTTTGATGGGAAAATCATATCTTTGCAAGTGGACACTGTGAGACTGCCCGATGGTAATACCGCTACACGTGAAGTTGTGAAACATCCAGGCGCCGTAGCAGTGCTTGCTCTGAACAACAATAAAATGCTTGTTGTGGAGCAATACCGTCAGCCTATGCAACGCACAGAGGTGGAGATTCCAGCCGGTAAGCTGGATAAAGGTGAAGATCCATTAGTTGCGGCTGGTCGTGAATTACAGGAAGAGACAGGTTTTCATAGCGGAGATCTGAAGTTACTTAAATCGTTCTACACTTCTCCCGGTTTTGCCGATGAGATTATTCATTTGTATGTTACTAATAATGCCGAGCCAGGGGACATGTCGCTTGACGAGGATGAATTCTTAGAGGTCTCGGAGCTTACCTTGGAGGAAGCATATCAATATATAGCTGACGGACGCATCGCGGACGCGAAGACGATGATGGCGGTGTACGCTTGGCATTTATACACGCTGACAGGCCAATGGAATTAA
- a CDS encoding tripeptidase T, translating to MISQDRLIQEFMELVQVDSETRNERQIADVLKSKFNALGLEVTEDDSQERTGHGAGNLFITWPAENGGAAPKLLFTCHMDTVVPGQNIKPTLGADGWITSDGTTILGADDKAGLAALFEAIRVIQEQKLPHGQIQFVITAGEESGLLGARSMDPSNLDADFGFALDSNGEVGAIAVAAPTQAKITMQIFGKSAHAGVNPEDGISAIQVASKAIAAMKLGRIDNETTANIGKFAGGGPTNVVCDHVQLDAEARSIVQEKVGDQIASMREALETTVREYGAECEFRSEIIYPAFSFNEHDPVVQLAQRAITSMGLTPRLFHSGGGSDANVFNGLDVPTINLAVGYEHIHTTKERIKAEDIVKVAELVVNIVKESVKG from the coding sequence GTGATTTCACAAGACAGATTGATTCAAGAATTTATGGAACTTGTCCAAGTTGATAGTGAAACAAGAAATGAACGGCAAATTGCCGATGTGCTCAAGAGCAAATTTAACGCTCTGGGATTAGAAGTTACCGAAGATGACTCCCAGGAAAGAACTGGACATGGAGCAGGTAATCTGTTCATTACCTGGCCAGCTGAGAATGGTGGAGCTGCACCAAAACTACTGTTCACTTGCCACATGGATACGGTTGTTCCTGGACAAAATATCAAGCCTACGCTCGGGGCAGATGGATGGATTACAAGTGACGGCACTACGATTCTCGGAGCAGATGACAAAGCAGGGCTCGCTGCACTGTTCGAAGCCATCCGAGTGATTCAGGAGCAAAAGCTGCCGCATGGTCAGATTCAATTCGTAATTACTGCGGGTGAAGAATCTGGATTGCTAGGCGCACGTTCGATGGATCCGAGCAACTTGGATGCAGACTTCGGTTTCGCGCTCGATTCCAATGGTGAAGTCGGAGCAATTGCAGTTGCGGCTCCTACGCAAGCTAAGATTACGATGCAAATCTTCGGGAAATCTGCTCATGCAGGCGTTAATCCAGAAGACGGCATCAGTGCGATTCAAGTAGCCAGCAAAGCGATTGCTGCGATGAAGCTTGGTCGAATCGATAATGAAACTACTGCGAATATCGGTAAATTCGCTGGAGGCGGCCCTACGAATGTGGTGTGTGATCACGTTCAACTGGATGCAGAAGCACGTAGTATTGTGCAGGAGAAGGTGGGCGATCAGATCGCTTCGATGCGTGAAGCACTGGAGACAACTGTCCGGGAATACGGTGCAGAATGCGAATTCCGCAGTGAAATTATTTATCCAGCGTTCAGCTTTAATGAACATGATCCAGTGGTACAGCTTGCACAGCGGGCTATTACCTCTATGGGACTTACACCGCGACTGTTCCACTCTGGTGGAGGAAGCGACGCTAACGTGTTCAATGGCCTAGATGTTCCGACCATTAACCTTGCTGTAGGTTACGAGCATATCCATACCACTAAGGAACGGATTAAAGCTGAGGACATTGTTAAAGTGGCTGAGCTTGTAGTAAATATTGTAAAAGAGAGCGTAAAGGGTTAA
- the prli42 gene encoding stressosome-associated protein Prli42: MQRNKWFKIFIYVMLFAMIASTLFMVIEPFLAG, encoded by the coding sequence ATGCAACGTAATAAGTGGTTCAAAATCTTCATCTACGTCATGTTGTTCGCCATGATTGCCTCTACGCTCTTTATGGTTATCGAGCCTTTCCTTGCGGGTTAA
- the lipB gene encoding lipoyl(octanoyl) transferase LipB gives MNNTDFRKLQISYDPIMEYGKAWDLQKESVHAIDAGEQPERLILLQHPPTYTIGSQNHPEHLLLDEEQLKEKGIALFEIDRGGDITYHGPGQLVGYPILMLGEEGKVDLHGYLRSLEAVIIDYLASYGIVGERKPEYTGVWVGDEKICAIGVKFNKSKFRRGFVTSHGFAFNISEGISGHGFQGIIPCGITEFGVTSLEECAGRRFELQDVAKELVPYFLRHFPYEEQDESFNSMAKAD, from the coding sequence ATGAATAACACGGATTTTCGTAAGCTGCAGATTTCATATGACCCCATTATGGAGTATGGAAAGGCTTGGGATCTGCAAAAGGAAAGTGTGCACGCCATTGATGCTGGTGAGCAACCGGAACGATTGATTCTTTTGCAGCATCCGCCTACCTATACGATTGGTTCACAGAATCATCCCGAACATCTTCTTCTAGATGAAGAGCAGCTCAAAGAAAAAGGAATCGCGCTGTTTGAAATCGACCGGGGAGGAGATATTACATATCACGGACCGGGTCAGCTTGTAGGTTATCCGATTCTTATGCTCGGTGAAGAAGGCAAAGTAGATTTGCATGGGTACTTGCGCAGTCTGGAAGCAGTGATTATTGATTATTTGGCATCCTACGGAATTGTAGGTGAACGGAAGCCGGAGTACACAGGGGTATGGGTTGGCGACGAGAAGATCTGTGCCATTGGCGTCAAGTTTAACAAAAGCAAATTCCGAAGAGGATTTGTTACTAGCCATGGTTTTGCTTTTAACATTTCTGAAGGGATATCTGGACACGGATTTCAAGGAATTATTCCATGCGGTATCACTGAATTTGGAGTAACTTCCCTAGAAGAGTGTGCAGGTCGTCGTTTTGAACTTCAAGATGTGGCCAAAGAATTGGTACCATATTTTCTAAGACACTTTCCATATGAAGAGCAGGATGAGTCCTTCAACAGTATGGCTAAAGCTGATTAA
- a CDS encoding dihydrolipoamide acetyltransferase family protein, translating to MSDNQKLTDVIMPQLAESLVSATIGKWLKKPGDPVEQYEPLCELITDKVNAELPSTVDGVMGELLAEEGQVVNVGEVICRIAVPVTVSDAANVTNTSTNASTSSNDVAGQKATSTAGDTMRARYSPAVQTLAAEHNIDLTLVPGTGMGGRITRKDVLTFLESGGATSAASTPASQPASFVSQPPAPQFVQEEVKKAEEPLRHSGLHLSESPRIPTIEVEGGRGSSSEYLIDVTPIRNTIATRMRQSVSEIPHAWTMIEVDVTNLVALRNKHKDEFKRKEGINLTYLAFLMKAVVSAIKDYPIMNSVWAVDKIIVKRDINISLAVGTEDSVMTPVIKKADQKNVAGLAREIDELALKTREGKLRLEDMQGGTFTVNNTGSFGSILSYPIINYPQAAILTFESIVKRPVVINDMIGVRSMANICLSLDHRILDGVICGRFLQRVKDNIEGYTPDTKLY from the coding sequence ATGTCTGACAACCAAAAGTTGACTGACGTGATCATGCCGCAGCTGGCGGAATCGCTGGTATCGGCGACGATCGGCAAATGGCTGAAGAAACCGGGTGACCCGGTAGAACAATATGAACCATTATGCGAGCTTATTACAGATAAAGTAAATGCAGAATTGCCTTCAACTGTAGATGGAGTTATGGGTGAACTATTGGCGGAAGAAGGTCAGGTTGTCAATGTCGGCGAAGTCATTTGTCGTATTGCGGTGCCTGTGACTGTATCTGATGCTGCAAATGTGACTAACACTAGCACAAATGCATCTACTTCCTCTAACGATGTTGCAGGACAAAAGGCGACTTCAACTGCTGGTGATACGATGCGTGCTCGCTATTCTCCTGCCGTACAGACTTTGGCGGCTGAGCATAACATCGACCTCACTTTAGTTCCTGGTACTGGTATGGGGGGCCGGATTACCCGTAAAGATGTGCTAACCTTCCTCGAAAGTGGTGGAGCTACATCCGCAGCTTCGACTCCTGCTAGTCAGCCTGCTTCATTTGTGTCACAACCGCCTGCTCCACAGTTCGTTCAAGAAGAAGTGAAGAAAGCGGAAGAGCCTCTTCGCCATTCTGGTCTACATCTGAGCGAATCTCCGCGTATTCCTACAATTGAAGTAGAGGGTGGTCGAGGAAGCAGTTCTGAATACTTGATTGATGTAACACCAATCCGGAATACAATTGCTACAAGAATGCGCCAAAGTGTCTCGGAGATTCCGCATGCTTGGACAATGATCGAGGTGGACGTGACTAATCTGGTTGCGCTTCGCAATAAACATAAGGATGAGTTCAAGCGCAAGGAAGGCATCAATTTGACCTATCTCGCATTCTTGATGAAAGCTGTCGTGAGTGCGATCAAAGACTATCCAATCATGAACTCTGTATGGGCGGTCGACAAGATCATCGTGAAACGGGATATCAATATTTCTTTAGCCGTAGGAACAGAGGATTCTGTAATGACACCTGTCATCAAAAAAGCGGATCAGAAGAATGTCGCTGGTCTCGCACGTGAAATTGATGAATTGGCACTTAAGACACGTGAAGGGAAGCTTCGACTAGAAGATATGCAAGGCGGTACCTTCACGGTGAATAACACAGGTTCATTTGGCTCCATTCTTTCTTATCCAATTATCAACTATCCACAGGCAGCGATTCTAACGTTTGAATCTATTGTGAAGAGGCCTGTGGTCATTAACGATATGATAGGTGTAAGATCAATGGCTAATATTTGTCTGTCACTGGATCATCGGATTCTGGACGGAGTGATTTGTGGCCGTTTCTTGCAACGCGTCAAGGATAATATTGAAGGATATACACCGGATACTAAACTCTACTAA
- a CDS encoding alpha-ketoacid dehydrogenase subunit beta: MAIMEYIDAIRLAMKEEMERDESVFVLGEDVGLKGGVFTTTKGLQEQFGEERVLDTPLAESAIAGVAIGAAMYGMKPIAEMQYSDFMLPATNQIISEAAKIRYRSNNDWNCPVVIRAPIGGGVFGGLYHSQCPESIFFGTPGLKIVAPYSAYDAKGLLKAAVRDPDPVLFFENKKCYKLIKEEVPEDDYTVPIGEANLLRQGTDITVIGYSLPLHFAMQAAEELEREEGITAHILDLRTLQPLDREAIIAAARQTGKVLIVHEDNKTGGIGGEVAAIIAEHCLFELDAPIFRLCGPDVPAMPISPPMEKFFMLSKEKVKAEMLRLAQY; encoded by the coding sequence ATGGCTATAATGGAATATATCGATGCCATTCGGCTCGCGATGAAGGAAGAAATGGAACGCGATGAATCCGTGTTCGTGCTTGGAGAAGACGTTGGTCTCAAAGGCGGAGTATTTACTACAACTAAAGGTCTGCAGGAGCAATTTGGGGAAGAGCGTGTACTGGATACACCGCTTGCGGAATCAGCTATAGCAGGTGTTGCGATCGGTGCAGCCATGTATGGTATGAAGCCGATTGCGGAAATGCAGTATTCTGATTTCATGCTTCCAGCAACGAATCAAATTATTAGCGAAGCGGCTAAGATCCGCTATCGTTCAAATAATGATTGGAATTGTCCGGTGGTCATTCGTGCTCCAATTGGAGGCGGTGTATTCGGCGGTCTGTATCATTCGCAGTGTCCGGAATCGATTTTCTTCGGTACACCTGGATTGAAGATTGTCGCACCATACTCTGCTTACGATGCTAAAGGACTACTGAAAGCAGCCGTACGTGATCCTGATCCGGTTCTATTCTTCGAGAATAAGAAGTGCTACAAGCTGATTAAGGAAGAAGTACCAGAGGACGATTACACGGTTCCTATTGGCGAAGCCAATCTGCTGCGCCAGGGAACGGACATTACGGTTATTGGCTATAGTCTGCCATTGCATTTTGCGATGCAGGCAGCAGAAGAATTGGAGCGCGAGGAAGGCATTACAGCTCATATTCTGGATCTACGCACCTTGCAACCTCTTGATCGTGAAGCGATCATAGCTGCTGCTCGTCAGACAGGAAAGGTACTGATTGTGCACGAGGACAATAAGACAGGCGGGATTGGCGGCGAAGTGGCGGCGATTATTGCTGAGCATTGTCTGTTCGAGCTCGACGCACCGATCTTCCGTCTTTGTGGTCCTGATGTTCCGGCGATGCCAATTAGCCCGCCAATGGAGAAGTTCTTCATGCTAAGCAAAGAAAAAGTGAAGGCGGAAATGCTTCGACTGGCGCAATATTAA